In Rhodamnia argentea isolate NSW1041297 chromosome 1, ASM2092103v1, whole genome shotgun sequence, the genomic window CTCAGCTTCTTCTGCTGCCAGAGAGGGTTCATTTCCACCTGAGAGACAATCATCATCCAGACAGTTGTTGGGTCATTTACAACGCGGTCACTCGCATACTGCCATGTCCACTAGTCTTCAACTTCCTTTAATTCTTGAACCATGAAGGCTCACCTGATTTACTGTTGGAGGGATCTTGGCAAAGCTGAGGATGTTTCCGAGTTTCTTGCTAGAGAAGTTGCTGACTCCGATGGACTTTGTGAGACCTAACCTCTGGCATTCTTCCATGGCTGCCCAGACTGCCTCGAAATCCATCGGCATGAGGTCTGATTCGTCCACTGGGTACGCGTAGGACCCTGGCTTACAGCTGATTGGCCAGTGGATGAGATAGAGGTCAAGGTAATCCAATTGAAGATTGCTGCACATATGAAACGGTCATTGAGCTTCGGCCCACGAAATATGGAAGAAATAATTTTTGCAAGAATCAATATGTCGATACTGATGCTAATGATGAAACTAACATGGCCTCCAACATATGTGGCTTGGGTTCAGAAACCGTATATCGCGATGACTGGAAAAGCCAAACACAAGCGCCTCTGCTAAAATTCAACGACAATAtcattctcttcttccattACCAATTAACTGAAGTAAAGGAGGCTCGCCCACGGTAATAGCCAAAGGACAACTCGATAATCGCATAGGACAGTACACCTAACATGAACAATTTTCATTCTGCAAGTGCAACTGATGCTGAGAAAAACACTCTTTAATCCGTTGTGGTGCAAAATGTTTGAGCTATAACTGATGCGAATATGAGCTCATTCGTGCTTTCGCATGAATTCATTCTTTCAAGTTTTAATTACAGCTATAGATTTTCCTTACCCTGAGAATCCCAGAGGGCTCCAAATTAGATAAACGGACGTGCATCGTTACAAACTTTGGTGTTAGAAGCTGCCCAACTCGAGTCTAAGGAACATCCATGAAACAAGCCGAACAGTAAGCATGTTCATCTTTCTTAGGAAGACCACTAATTTCCGTTGGAGCGTCAACAGCTGATCCGACAAACAAGGATCATAAAAGGCAACTAGCCAACAAGGTACTTTGTTGTCACTTGTCAGTATCTTTAGACTAAATCCTTTGGAAATCATTAACCAACAAGAATTGATCCAACCGGATATGCCGATAGCTCGATCGCAGTACAACTATCTACTAATTCCAGAACGAAGACTTGCCCAGATAACAGTATTCTGCAGCAAACAGTTTGCAAATGATCGAAACAACCAAAACCTGTTCATAGTTGAGCTAAGGTCCAATCGATAATGATTACCTCAGCGACTTCCTCAGCGCAGGCACAACGCAATCGGCGTGAGCGTCGCTGCTCCAGAGCTTCGAGGTGACGAAGAGCTCGGCCCTCGAGCCGACGAGCCCGAGCCGGAGCGCTTCCGCCAGGACTTTCCCGAGCGGCTCCTCCGACCCGTACAGGAAAGCCGTGTCGAAGTGCCTGTAGCCGAGCTTGATCGCCTCCAGCACCGCCGACCTCATCGCGACCGCGTCGAGGGGGTCCGCCGCCGTGCCCAGGCCGATGACAGGCATCGGGCGGctgccggcggcggcggagctCAGCCGCACCTCCGGGACCCTGATCGACGGCCCCGAAGCGCTCTCCATTGCTGCTCGAACTTCGACTGCTTGCGAAGACAGTGGGCACGGGGATGGAGAATGATTTCGGGGGCTGTCGGCACGCGAAGTGAAGTGAGGAGTTTAGGCGTCACGAGTAAAAAAGTTGGCGgttgaagaaaaatcttttaatcattttcgcCCCGCATATCACGGTTTGAGAGGAATACGTTTACTTTGATCATATCCCAATTTTCCGTGccttaattttttgttcttataaATAATCACAAACTGTTATTTTAAGTACAAATTACTTCATTACCTCATTCCTCGTTGtcacaaaaataaaacttaGCGTTTCCGATCATCCAGCCAGATCAACGGTTAgacatttaaatttttaatgaaacGATTGGATcgttaagttgatttttttataaaaaatattaattcctaaattagaattttcacaaaaaaagtgGAAATTATCTCCCTAAGTTTTTATGTAAAGCTGGAAAATTCGTTTTTTTAGACTTTCACCTCTTAGGTTCGTGGAAAACGAtttagccaataaaaaatactttccgatTAACCTAAAATCCactcagaaaattaaaaaaagcgGATTCCTAAACgtagaaatgtgaaaatattttttgaaattactcatGTTTtactcttttctatttttagattatatttatattcttagttttatttttcttacgcCTCCATCGGTCGCCCGGCCTCGGCGACCGGGCCACACAAGATTGACCCTCGCCAATCCAGCAagctcgacctcgacctcgtcTGGCTGGTCCTCGGCTAAGGAGGacgaaaaaaaataactaaataagatataaataaataaataaaatataaaaaaaatttaatatagaaaataaaaattattaaaaacttaattattattattattattattattattatttttacctTAGATAAAGTCATagaaattgaaatcatttttcaaataaatctaAACACTAAAAGATATTTTCGGTCACGTATAACCAAATAGAATAAAACAACCCGTTctgttgaattttcttttttcaccatGTTTTTTCCCAAACAAATGCACCTTGTGGGCTTCACGGTGGAGCCTCGTGGGGGTAGCGTCCACGTCTACCAAATCCGGTCTGCGAGGGCGGGCGGTTGGACCGAACCTTGAAGAAGCCTTCAGGATCCGCGAAGTGCGAAGGTCGTCAACCCTCCTTCGAGATTGGACCGTTGACCGGGGTGCCGACAGACACCAGCTTCCCAGATTTTACGTGTGGTGCTCCAGTTCTCACTACGATTGGGATCTCGACACGTCAGCACGACAGGATTCGGACGGCTCGGATTTATCCTCCTCCTTGGAGGCTGTCTGAAGTCCTTGAAATTATTAGTGTAACTTGGGATTTTGGAAATGGAGGGTCCACAATGTGATTCACAAGAGCGCACCATCTGTTCACATGTCAAAAGGGGCACGTGACGGACCTTGGCCATACGGCCAGAACACCACTAGGCCGCCCCGTCCCGTCTCGCCCCACCGTTCTTGAACGTAAACCCTTCAGGATAACGGTGGATGGGTTGGCTGGGGTTTCGTGGCTCTTGCCCAGTGGTTGATGAATATTGGTCGGATTTcgtagaaaaaaagagagaaaatttagacaaaaatatgaaaaattaaaaaaattaaaaaattgtaaatactGTCATGATATCTCCTGCTCCACTTGGCACATTAGGCGCTTTATTTATTACTAgatgaaaattcaagaacttttataatttttcatatgagTTCTCGAATATGATCCGTTCAAGATAACTTTGGATGGGTTGGCTAGGCTTCGTGGCCCTCGCTCAATGGTTGGGGAGGGTCGGTGGGCTTtgcacacaaaaaaataaataaaagacaagaaagaaacaaaataaaaaaaaaaaaaatgaaaaaaattaattaattaaatactGTCTTGACATCTCTAACTCCACTTGGCCCATTAGGCACTATATTTACTACTAGAAAACGAGTGAAGAACTTTTACTATTCTTCAtatgagtttgaaatgatttagTTATGAACTCATTTAAGACCTCGTTAAGTTGTCAGACGATCCATTTATAACTCACTTAGGCCCATTTATAAAACTTAAGGCAATTCATTTTATGACATGCAATGCATTTTGCTGCCTCTATTACTGACTTGCAAACCATAGCGGGGATGCTCGGACACGGACATAAGTAAGGTGGGAAGTCGAAAAATTAGGAGAGACAAGTTAGGAAATTGACAAGGTGTTAGCTCATGCACGCAAATTTGGGCATACCACTTACGTGGTATCACCCCTCTAAATTCATTAGCTCGAATAGCTCAGGTTGAGTTTTTCGGGCGCTTTTGGGCTTCATATTGTGTAGGCCTAAATGGCCCGGATTGTCCTGAAATGGTTTATTTTTCATATGTAATTGTCAAATCTAAATGAACAATTCAATCGACCCACATTATAAGAGCAAACATAACCTCCTAGCACTATTTTGTAGCATTTCTTCTTATTACAATCTAGATTGCTGACAGGTTAAGTGAAACACTCTTCCAAgtcaaaaaggtttaggagtggTTTCCCTCGGATTTGAGCCCCTGCTCCTTATAAAAAGTGAAGAAGGGCTCTAATCTAAAATTGGTTGATGGGCTCTTGAAGCAAAGAGCCTGGGCACTTGTGTCAGATGATTTTCCTACAGCCCGTTAAAAGCTCGACAAAATTCAAGAATCCGTttgctttgaaaaaaaaaaaaacgatttgaAGAATATGTTCACAAAAATAATtctataaaatttcaaataagggtctgaagtgctatttttttcttaaataaaggcttgaGGTGGATCTTTATTCCAAATAAAGGCTAAAAATGCCCTTATCATTTCAAACAAAAGCCCGATCGGAGGgcatcttcttttattttatgattttttttccttttttgtttttatgttatctttttcatttttttttttttttttcctctcccttCCCCCGGCCAATCGCTGATgtcgggcgagggttgcccaaGCAAGGGTGAGGCTAGGTGAGGGCTACCCTCGTCGGCTTTGGCGAGGAAAGCCCTCGCCCGCGCTAGCCCAAGTGAGAGTGAGGGCATGCATCGGGCGAGGGTCACTCGATGCGGCTCGTTCGATGCAAGCCCCAAGCGACAACGAGGCCTTGCTTGACACTGGTGAGGGTAGCCCACTCCTAAGGTCGGTGATGGCTAGAGGaggggagagaaaaagaaaaagaaaaagaaaagaaatggaaagcataaaagaaaaaaaaattcaaaaaagtaaaggatggctcttctttgaaacaatgaagGCCCTTATtcacttattttaaataagatccacttcagatctttatttgagaaaatgacggcACTTCagtctcttatttgaaaattttccaagtaATCACATACATCGCTTGAAAGATGGAAAATGTGTTCGTTATCGACCGCAAATCatgtttaaactttttttttttttgtggatgatgaaaatgtttcgttcgttcatttttaCAATTGATGCAAATActcatatttggaaaaatgttcTCCAAAAAGGTGGGCCAATCGACCAACCGAGTTGAACTGGGCATCCATGTCGCATAACCTTATGTTCAGTGTTCACCTAccgcgaaacaaatgcaccctaaattgGAAAGGAGAATCTCGGGTCTTAGCCCGACCTGATCCGAACCGGCCCCAGATATACGAAGGGGCGGTCTAATTGTCTATCtattctttttgatttttttggcgATATTATTGTAAGGAAATAATAAGAGACcttagaagagaaaaaagaagaagagcaaacAAGCACCACTCGTTTGAAGAGAGAAGTGGAAGACGCAGCCAAATCCATTCCACCCCCACATTCCACTCTTTCCGCCAGAAAAACTCTTCCCATTGAAAATAACAGCAAAATGAAATCTCTTCCGTCTTCTTCacctccatctcctcctccatctctctcccattcctccctcctcctcctcctcctcccatggccgccgccgcccccaaTTCTCCTTCCTAACAGCAATCCGGCCTCCACCATCCCCATTAGTCTCTCGCCACCTCTTCCCCCTCCACACGCGGCAAACTCATGACTTCTTCCTACTTCTTTTCATCCTCCACCAAACAGTACGGCACCACACCCGaacccctcctcctcctccaccgccgccgccgccaccacctccCAAGACACCAAGTCCTTCCTCTACTATCCTCGGCCATTGGCGAACCTCACCTCCCGCAGAAACCATCCACCTTCTCTCTCCAACCCCTCCGACCCTCCCACCGTTTGAGGAAGCCCTTCTTTGCCACCACCATCTCGTCCTCCTTTGAGGGcggcgaagaagaaggagaacagCAGCATCAGGATGAGGTGCCGGAAGGCATGGGGGAGGCGTTCCACATCTCGTCAAGCACCGCAACGGCGATCTCTGCCCTCATCGCCGTCGCCGTCCTGTCCTTCCCGCTGCTTGTGAGGTCGCAGCTGGGGGTGGGGGCGCCGCTGAAGAGCCGGGCGCTGACGTACGCGACGCTGCTGTTCGGGTTCTACATGGCCTGGAACATCGGGGCGAACGACGTGGCTAATGCCATGGGGACGTCGGTGGGCTCGGGGGCGCTGACGCTGCGGCAGGCGGTGGTGACGGCGGCGGTGCTGGAGTTCTCCGGGGCGCTGCTGATGGGGACGCACGTGACCAGCACGATGCAGAAGGGGATCCTGGTGGCCGGTTTCTTCCAGGGCAAGGACACCCTCCTCTTCGCCggcctcctctcctctctcgcCGCCGCTGGCACTTGGCTCCAGGTACCATTCAATTCTTAGAATAGCCGATTCGGAAGTGGCTAAATCAGTAAACTGGGTTCGTTCGTCTGAATGAATATTTGACTGAATTGTTACGCAGATTACTCACGTTGACCTCTAAAAGTAAACTCTCCATCCATCCAGATTTGCTACTTTTATTATATCGGGATCAACTCTTGCTGTCATGTCCTATATAGTGCTGCTATGTCGTAAACTTTGAGCTGGTTTGTCGCTGATTTGTTGGTCGGGTTCGTTTTGCCTGTGGAACTGAGAACCGGACCAAATTCCACGGAACCGCCTAGAACCAGCTGGTTCCCGGTTCAATTCTGAATcgatgctcacccctatttGGTATAAGGTGGCAAAATCAAATCATGTCTCATTGAATATCATGTCATTTGGAATCATAAGGGCATAAAAttacatgctttttttttttctaggcgCTCTTcccaccttttctttttaaaagaattttatCATTTGTGAtatgtcaatttttcctttgtaTAAAGTTTATTTAAcgtttatcttcttcttcttcttccttttttcataTGAGGTCTGATGTGGCACCATGCCCAGCCTCATAAGTCATCTACGTCAACCTTAACTCGACAAGTTTGCCGCCACATTAATGTTTTGACAGTTTACTCGACAATTAAACTGAAGGAGGATGtttcaatttaataaaatagatatatttttttggggcCTCCATGTTCTATCATTTGTTATGCTTTTACTAAAGAGGATAAAGTTAAATTATTGTTAAATTTGGCCTTTCCTAAGGAAGGGATGCATTTGGTATAGTTTGCTAAATCACAAGCTTATCTACTCCATGCTTGCTAAAATCTTCAAATAAGTGATTTCATAAAACATTAGTCATTGGGATCGCTAGCTGTAAAGGGCATGATGTCCTGTGAGCCAATCCCCTAAGACAATGCTCTTCTAAGTCAAAAGCCCCAGCCAAGATTGGAAAATTTTAGCTTCTTCCCCCAACTTACAATCCAACAGAAGTTGACAACCATGGTGTAAAAGGCACACAAGAAGCTCATACCTCATCAACAATCACTTGGTTCTGAGATACACAGAGAAGTCAGCTCTAGCTTCTTGAGCTGCATCAGGGATGTCCGCGGTATAGTCTATGCCAACGCTTGTAAGGGTCGACGGACAGAGTAGCAAAGAAAGGGGTCAACCGGAGCCGTCAATAATTTGCCCGATTTTGTTACTTTCGGCAGAATCGTCGTCGGGGTAATTAAGTTATGccggtttgtttttttttttttttttcttttttgaatcagGTTGCATCCTACTATGGTTGGCCTGTCTCCACCACACACTGCATCATAGGATCCATGGTCGGGTTCGGGCTAGTGTACGGAGGACCGGGCGCTGTTTTCTGGAAATCGCTGGCGAGGGTGATGTCGTCGTGGGTTATTTCGCCTCTGGTGGGCGCTCTGGTATCGTTCGCTGTCTACAAATGCATCCGCCGGGTATGCTCCCCGTCCTCCATGAGACGTGCTTTattgtttttgtccttttttctagGGCCCGTTCGCTTGTTCATTGTTCGGACACCTGAATAGATAAGTCTGCTTCGACTCCGTAACGTCCAAGGCGCAGTATGTCTAAGATATGCTTCACTTTGAGACCTAACCCGGGGTTTTA contains:
- the LOC115751364 gene encoding inorganic phosphate transporter 2-1, chloroplastic-like; translation: MTSSYFFSSSTKQYGTTPEPLLLLHRRRRHHLPRHQVLPLLSSAIGEPHLPQKPSTFSLQPLRPSHRLRKPFFATTISSSFEGGEEEGEQQHQDEVPEGMGEAFHISSSTATAISALIAVAVLSFPLLVRSQLGVGAPLKSRALTYATLLFGFYMAWNIGANDVANAMGTSVGSGALTLRQAVVTAAVLEFSGALLMGTHVTSTMQKGILVAGFFQGKDTLLFAGLLSSLAAAGTWLQVASYYGWPVSTTHCIIGSMVGFGLVYGGPGAVFWKSLARVMSSWVISPLVGALVSFAVYKCIRRFVYSAPNPGQAAAAAAPVAVFLGVTAISFVAFPLSKSFPLALAQALACGTAGAVLVYRIIRKQLGHLLDKADSSGTEPKEAAVLNQKVGFLTEIAGPKGTQLEIVYGVFGYMQVLSACFMSFAHGGNDVSNAIGPLAAALSILHGGASGAEIVIPIDVLAWGGFGIVAGLAMWGYRVIATIGKKITELTPTRGFAAEFAAATVVLFASKLGLPISATHTLVGAVMGVGFARGLNSVRAETVREIVASWAVTIPVGAFFAVVYTWILTKLLSYIL
- the LOC115751359 gene encoding non-functional NADPH-dependent codeinone reductase 2-like; its protein translation is MESASGPSIRVPEVRLSSAAAGSRPMPVIGLGTAADPLDAVAMRSAVLEAIKLGYRHFDTAFLYGSEEPLGKVLAEALRLGLVGSRAELFVTSKLWSSDAHADCVVPALRKSLSNLQLDYLDLYLIHWPISCKPGSYAYPVDESDLMPMDFEAVWAAMEECQRLGLTKSIGVSNFSSKKLGNILSFAKIPPTVNQVEMNPLWQQKKLREFCKANNVIITAFSPLGARGTNWGTNEVMENESLKEIAKARGKSIAQVCLRWLYEQGVTFVMKSFNKERLKENLGIFDWELTEGDREKIERFPQKKMMLKEEFISAKGPFKSVEELWDGEL